TCTCCGGTGTCATAGCGGCCGACGAGCAAAGTAAAGCCGTCCTCAAAAAGCAGTAAAAATCTTTAAACAAAAAATCAATCACGAAGCAGCCCCCGCATCACGAAGTAATCGAACGAAACAAGCGAACAAGGACGACAACATGAACCACACCTCACGCCGCACCCTCTGCCTCACTCTGCTCTCTGCCTTGACTCTCCTCGCCGCACCCTTCGCCCGCGCGCAGTGGACCGTCCCCACCGCGGAAGAACTCTCCATGACCTCACAGCCCGAGGTCCCCGGAGCCGCCGCCGTCTACCTCTTCCGCGAAGAGACCACCGAAGACAAGCTCCACATGTTCAGCACCTACGTCCGGCTCAAAGTCCTCACCGAGCGCGGTAAGGAGTACGCCAACGTCGAGCTCGGATACTCGCACTCCAGCGAAAACGGCTCCACGGACATAGACGACATTCAGGGCAGAACCATTCACCCCGATGGCACCATCATCCCCTTCACCGGCAAACCCTACGAGAAGCTCGTCGAAAAGACACAGGGCATTCGCTTCATGGCCAAGGTCTTTACCCTGCCGGACGTCGAAGTGGGCAGCATCATCGAATACCGTTACAAGCTGCGGCTCGACGATAACTGGTTCAGGGCGCCGCAGTGGTACATCCAGTCCGCTCTCTACACCCGCAAAGCCCACTATTCCTGGCGGCCCACCGACAAACAACTCCTCTCGAGCGAAGACGGCGGCCAACTCACCAACACAATCTCCTGGACCAAAATCCTTCCTGCGGGCGCCGATCTAAAACAAACCCAGCTTCCCAGCAGCGCCTATGCCGCGGGCCAGTACATCTTCGATCTCAACGTTCACGATGTTCCTCCCGCTCCCGAGGAGGATTACATGCCGCCCATCTCCAGCTTTACCTATCGCGTCCTCTTCTACTACTCTCCCTATCGCAACGGCGACGAGTACTGGAAGAACGAAGGCAAGCACTGGGCAAAGAGTCGTGACAAGTTCATCGGACCCGGCCCCGTCGTCACCGCAGCCGTGCACGACCTCGTCCTTCCAACCGACACGCCGGATCAAAAGCTGCACAAGATCTACGCCGCCGTCATGAAGCTCGAAAACGCCAGCTACACCCGCGAGCACTCCAGCGCTGAAGAAAAGTCTCAGGGCCTCAAAGAAGTTCACACCACCGACGACATCTGGACCCGGAAGCGCGGCAACAACGATCAGATCGCGGCACTCTTCGTAGCCATGGCGCGCGCCGCCGGCATGAAAGCCTATCTCGCCGTGGTCACCAGCCGTGATCGCAGCCTCTTCTTTCCCGCGTATCTCAGCATGTCGCAACTCGATGACGACATAGCCATCGTCAACGTCGACGGCAAGGACCAGTTCTTCGATCCAGGCTCGCGCTACTGTCCCTACCAGCATCTTGCGTGGAAGCACACCCAGGTGGGCGGTCTCCGGCAGATGGATGGGGGCGCAGGAACGGTAGAAACTCCGGGTGAGACTTATCTCTACTCGAAGACCACACGAATCGCCGACCTGACCATGGACGAGCACGGCGAAGTCTCCGGCATCATGAAGCTGACCTACACCGGATCTCCCGCTCTTCATTGGAGGCAGCGTGCCCTCACCGGCGACGACGAAAGCCTCAAACGCGAACTTCGCACGAACGTCGAACGTCTCATGCCTGCTGGAGCCGACATCGAGGTCACCACCATCGAGAAGCTCGAAGACTACGAACAACCCCTCGTCGTCAACCTCTCCTTCAAAGGAAACCTCGGCTCCGCCACCGGCAAACGCCTCCTCATCCCCGCTGACATCTTCGAGGTCAACGCAAAGCCTGCATTCCCCCACGAGAAACGAGACATCCCCGTATATTTCCCATACTCCCGCACCAATCAAGACGCTGTCCGCATCAAGTTCCCGCCGTCCTTTAAAGTAGAATCTCTCCCCGCCAGCAACAAGGAGAACTTTCAGAAATTTGCTCTATACAGCTTGAATTCAGAGTCCACCCCGAATAGCTTTACCGTCCGCAGAGACTACTTTCTGGCAGAGATCTTCTTCAAAACCGAAGAGTACGCCGACCTCCGTAGCTTTTACTCCAAGATCGAGAACAAAGATCAGGAGACGGTCGTCCTCACCACCACACCGGCTCCCGCCAAACCAACCCCGGCAGGGAACTGAAGCCGTTGCCGCCTGCTCCCCTCACGGCAGGCGGCACACCTTCACCGAATCATTCTCGTAAGCACACCCAAACCCCGTCGGAGCGTCTCGCTCCAGAATCACCCACGTCGCGCCAACCGCCTTCAGCGCAGCAACCCGGCCACGTTCCGAGTCCCCGCGAAACCCTCCACCAAGCCCAGTCTGCAGCGCCATCCCCTGCGACCACTCCTCCGTAAGCTCCGGCCTGTTCGAGGCCGTCCCACCATCTTTGGAGTCCGGCAGCGAACTCCGCTCCGCAATCGCGCGAAAGCCCTGAGCATCCTCCCCCTCCCTCACCGTGTAGTGAGCATCCAACGCAAACACCGCATCCTTCGGCGTGTTCTCTCTGATCCAGACAAACGCCTGCTCCCATCGATTTCCCAAACCCCCGCCAACCAATCCCATTGCGCTCGGAAGTTCAACGTGCCTTGAAGCCGGGAAGATCTCACAGCCGACCCGCAACATAACCACCGCCAGCACAGAGAACGCAGCAACCCATCCCCACACCCGTCGCCGCAACACCCGCCCCCCAAGCGTCGCTCCCACCACCAGAATCATCACCACATACACCAGTTGGAAGACCCGCAGAGGTTGCAGTCTTGCCACCTGATGCACCGCTGCGCCCTCTCGCGCAAACAGTAACGCAACCGCAATCGCCGTCCCACCGGACACCATCGCAGCACGCGCCAAACCCACCCGCACCACCTCCACATCGCGGCCACACTTCAAGGCAACGATCGCAAGAATAATCAGCGGAGCCGCCAGCCCAATCCACTCATACCAATGCCATTGGCTAAGAAACCAGTACTCCCGCGTCAGCATAACCCTCTGGTAAGCCGCGCTCTCCGCCGGCGCCGACAACTGCACTCCCGCCGCCACCATCACCGCCGTCAAACATAACCCCACCGTCCCCCACACCCGCACCAGCCGGCTAGCCGACATCTCAGCACCCAGCACCAGCACCGATCCCAGCGCATAAGCCCCCATCAGCGGATGCATCATCGCCGCGCCCATCAGCGCCCCACAACAAAGCGCCAGCCCGCGCCGCCGCTCTCCTTCCATCTCAAACTGTGGCGAGAAAAACTGCAGCGCGCCAACCAGTGCCAGCAACGCACAGGGTGTCGAAAGACTTCGCGCCGTCACATACGGATCCATCAGCATCAGCGACGTCCCCGCAATCGGAATCGTCAGCCACATCGCCAGCAGCGCTACCGCTCCGCTCCTCGCCTCACGCGACCCATAGCAGCGAGCCGCCAGCAGCCACACCGCAAACAACGTCATCCAGACACTCGCCAGATGTACCACCAGCAACACCATCTCCAGGCTCAGGCGCGACTCACGCACCAGCCCAGCCATCAGCGGCGCAAACACCGAGTACCGCAGATGCCCCACCACAAACTCCGCACCATACGGATAAAGCTCCGGATCCAGCAGCCGTTTAATCTCAGGCAGGTAGATGCCCCCATCCTCGGCATAGGGGTGATAGCCGTGGATCAGCAACGCAGAAAACGTCAGCACAGTCACCAACCAAGCGGCAAAACTTCGTTCCCGCCGGTACCGCTCCAGTTCGAGCTCTACCGAAGAGAGCTGTGATGCGATCGATGTAGCCAAATAAATCTGCTCCTGCCGTGGTCTTATTGCTACCGCATGACATCGGCTTACGCTCTGCGAAATCGCTAACCGAAAACAATGCGACTGCTCCCGAAGCTAAACTCCCGATCTTCTCGAAGAAGATGAAGACAAACTCTTTTCACCCTTAGACGTCAAAACATCGATTCAGCTTACGTCTCTCCCAGATCAAAACGAAAAAATCGCCACTCACTATTTCTTATAAAACTCTCATCTCTTCCTCCCGCAACGCGGCCCTCCAATTGCTCTCTAAGGAGCAAGTTCATCAATCCGAACGAAGAGGAACAACACAAGGGCAATAACACGAAGGGAAGAACATCAGGAGAAGCCACATCGTGCACATTCACAGCAACCCCGTCAGCCAGCTCGCACTGGGTTCTATCCAATCTACTCTGCAGGCCCAGGAAGCCAGAAAAGCCGCCGCCACCGTGCGCCGAAGACTCAGCAGCGTTGCAGCCAGCGAGGATGGCGACCTCATCTCCCGCGTCGAGGCCCACGCCGAACCTGATCCCCAGCGCAGAAAGAATCCGCAACAGGACGAAGAGGCCTTCCGCAGTGTCTTCTTCTCCCTCTCCGTCTAATCACACCGGGCCGCATATAGCCTCGCAACCCAAAATGTAAGAAGATCGGTCACACACAGACGATACAATCGGAGCTGCATGCTTGATTGTCCTTTGTCCCCTCCGGTTCCCCGCGAAACCACCCATCGCACGGCGTTCTTCTGGCTGCTCGCATGAGCGCCGTCGCCAACAGCCGCAACCTGCTGAAGACCATCCCCGGCCTTCTCATCAGCGCCTTTTTTCTCTGGTACACCTTTCACAACATCCCGCTCAACGAGTTTCGCTCCCTCCGCCTCGCGCACCCCGTGTGGATCCTTGGCGTCCTCGCCTTCACTGCCGCCAGCTACACCCTGCGTTGCGTTCGCTGGAGCCAGATGATGCCGCGCAACGGCCGCTCCCTCCGCGCCCACTTCGCCGTCTGCGCCCGCGTCCTCATGACCTCGCTCGCCGCCAACAACATCCTCCCCCTGCGCATCGGCGACATCATGCGTATCTTCACCTATTCCGACGACCTCGGCACCGCGCCCTCCGTCATCCTCAGCACCGTCATCCTCGAAAAGCTCCTCGACATCTTCGTCCTCGTCCTTCTCTTTGTCTCGACCGTAGGCAGCATCGCCACGCCGCGCCTCCGCCTCATCGCCAACATCTCCCTCGCCGTCTCAGCCATCGGCCTGCTCATCCTCCTCGTAGCGGCGCGCAGCCTGCAGGCTCCCGTGCAGCGGCTCTTCACCCGTCTTCCCGACTCCCCACTGCTGAAGAAAATCGAACACTGGATCACCCTCGCCCTTGACGCAACCGGCCGCCTTGGCGTCGTCGGTTCTCTTCTTCTGCTCTTTCAATCGGTTGTCATCTGGACCTGCGAAGGCATGATCTTCCTCTCGGCCATCCGTCTCCTCGGCCTTTCGGTAGACCGCATCGCTGCCTGGCTAGCCGTCTCCTTCGCCAACCTCTCCTATCTCATTCCCAGCTCCCCCGGAGCCATCGGCCCCTTCGAACTCGCCGTCAAAACTTCCCTCGTCAATCACGGCGCGTCGATGTCGCAATCCGCGGTCTTCGGCCTCGCGATTCACGTCTGGATGCTCCTCTCGGTCACCGGAGCAGGTGGCATCATCTTCCTCCTTCATCGCATCCGCATCCACAATCACAAGCCCCTCCTCGAAGAAATTGAAGATCTGCCGGCCACGCTGCCATAAAGAATGATCCTGCCGGAGGAGCCTCCTGCGCGGAGAGCGGTCACTTCGTGTATATACCCCTTCGGTTGGCGCTCCCCGTTGGTCGCTAGGGAGATCATTCCGATCAACGGGAGGACCACGCGAAGCTCTAAAAAGGCGTGCGAACGCCCGCCCCACGCGCAGTGGGCCCGTCCGGCAGGACAAGCCTCTAGTAAACTGAACCCATCTTCCAAGTGGTGACGCCCAAAGCATGTATCGCACAATCCAGCAGTCTCTATTGGCCCGCATCCAAGCCATCCTCCTCGCAAAGTACGACGTCACCCTTACGAACCCGGGCGCCCCGCAACTTGTTATAGAGCAGCCCCCCAGCATTACCCTCGGCGAACTAGCCCTCCCCGTCGCCTTCGAGCTGGCTAAGCGCCTCCGCAAAGCCCCCCGTGCCATCGCAACGGAACTAGCAGCCGAACTCACCGCAGCCCTCCCCACACTAGAAGGCGTCGCCAGCGTAGAAGTAGCGGGCGCAGGCTACCTCAATATCCGCCTCGACCGCGCCGCCGCCGTCCGCCGCATCGCCGCCGACCAGCACGCCGACATCGGCGGCCCCCGCTTCGCCCTCGTCGAGCACACCAGCATCAACCCCAACAAGGCCGCCCACATCGGCCACCTCCGCAACGCCATCCTCGGCGACACCTTCCAGCGCCTCCTCCGCCCCGACACCTTCAAAACCGGCTACGAAGTAGGCGTGCAAAACTACATCGACAACACCGGCGTCCAGGTCGCAGACGTAGTCGTAGGCCTCGTCTACCTCGAAGGCAAGACCCTCACCAGCACCCGCGAACTCCTCACCGAGCTCCTCGAGACCAACCAGCGCATTGACTTCTACTGCTGGGATCTCTACGCCCGCGTCTCCCAGTGGTACACCGCAGATTCTGAACACATCGCAGCCCGAAAACAGATCCGCCTCGACACTCTTCACGCCCTCGAGATCGGCCACAACGACACCGCAGACATCGCCGACCTCATCTCCACCGCCGTCCTGCGCCGCCACCTCGACACCATGCAGCGCCTCAACATCGAGTACGACTTCCTCCCCCGCGAAAGCGAGATTTTAAGCCTGCACTTCTGGGACGCAGCCCGCGAACTCATGCTCGAAAAAGGTGTCCTCTACCTCGAGACCGCAGGCAAGAACAAAGGCTGCTACGTCATGCGTCGCGCCGGCACGTTAGAGGAACGCGCAGGCACATCAGAAGAAATAGCAACCGCAGACTCCAGCCTGCCCGACGAAGACGCCAAGGTCATAGTCCGCTCCAACGGCACCGTCACCTACGTCGGCAAGGACATCGCCTACCACCTCTGGAAGTTCGGCCTCCTCCCCGGCAAGGACTTCGGCTACGCAAAATTTCACGAGTACCCCTCGCACTGTTGCTGGATCTCCACGACCCACGGAGAAACCCCACACCCCACCTTCGGCAAAGCCGACGCCATCTACAACGTCATCGACTCCCGCCAGAACGACCCACAGAACAACGTCATCGCCGCCCTTCGCGGCATGGGCTACACCGAAGCCGCCGACCGCTACACCCACTTCAGCTACGAGATGGTCGCCCTCACCCCGCGCTGCGCCGTCGAACTTGGCTACACCATCAGCGAAGAAGATCAGAAGAAGCCCTTCATCGAAGTCAGCGGACGCAAGGGCTTCGGCGTCAAAGCCGACGACCTCCTCGATCGCCTCATCGCCGCCGCCAAATCCGAAGTAGACACCCGCCACCCCGAGATCGAATCCGCCCAGCGCCTCACCATCGCTACGCAAATCGCAGTAGGAGCCCTCCGCTACTTCATGCTCCGCTTCACCCGCAACACCATCATCGCCTTCGACTTCAAAGACGCCCTCAGCTTCGAAGGCGAGACCGGCCCCTATGTCCAGTACGCCATCGTCCGCGCCGCAAACATCTTTCGCAAGGCCAACACCACCGCAGCCGCATCCCTGGCCGCAATCGCAACACTTGACCTGTCGAATATCCTCGACACCGAAGAGGGAAGCAGCCTCTGGGAGACATGGCTCCTCGCCTCAAAACTAACGCTGTTGATCGAGCAATGCATAGCCACCGCCGAGCCGGCCTACCTCGCCAAGTACGCCTTCCAGCTAGCCCAGCAGTTCAACAACTTCTACCACCGCCACCACGTCCTCAACGAAGCCGACCCCACCCGAAAAGCCCTCCTGCTAGCCACCGCCGCAGTAGCCCAACGCGAGATGACCCGCGCCCTTGCCTATCTAGGCATCGAAGCCCCACCCGTTATGTAACTCTAAAAGACACATACTTAGGATTTATAAAGAGTCCGTCATTCTGAGCAGAGCGAAGAATCCCCGCATTTTGCCGCCGCCTGCTTCATCGCTAACGCCTGCTTCAACAACGTTGGCGCCCGTTCGCCTTTGCCTGTTTCATTCGCACAAACTCAAAAAATCGTCATCTCGACCTAAGCTGCTCACGGTTTTATCGTGACCAGCGCAGTGGAAAGACCCCCGCATTTGTCTTTTCAAACTCAAACTTCAAAAACGCCATGCCTGATGAAGGAGTGCAGTTCCTCGAGGGAACCATTTGCAGACAAATCAGGCACTGAATGCTTTCTGGGATTGGTGCAGGAACGGTCACGGGCTCACGATGCCCAAGCGTAAAGATAGGTTTTAAGATCATGTATATCCTCTCGGGTGCATTGGTAGCTCGAGCGCGGACCATACCATTCTCGGGTGGTACGGCAAGGCAGAACCGCTTACTAGTCTGAGTACCCCCGCACCCACTCCAGAATCGACCTCACCGCCACGCCACTAGGCCCATTCGCAATCCAAGGCTTATTCTCATCGTGCCAGGCACACCCAGCGATATCCAGATGCAACCAGGGCGTCTCCCCCACAAACTCCTTCAAGAACATCGCCGCCGAAATAGCCCCACCCCACCGATTCGCCCCCGTATTCCTCATATCCGCAATATGGCTCTTGATCTGATCCTTGTAATCATCGGTGCAGGGAAGCCGCCAGAACTTTTCCCCTGAGATCTTCGTCGCGTCCGTAAACTTCTGCCAAGTCGGCTCATCGTTCGAGAACAAACCCACATTCACAATCCCCAACGCCACCACGCAAGCCCCCGTCAGCGTCGCCGCATCGATCAAATGCGTGCAACCCAGCGTCTTCGCATAGTGCAAACCATCCGCCAGCACCAGCCGTCCCTCCGCGTCTGTGTTGATCACCTCAATCGTCTTGCCCGACATCGCCGTCACGACATCGCCCGGCCGATAAGCCTTCCCATCCGGCATATTCTCCGCCGAGCACACAATCCCAATCACCTTCACCCTCGGCTTCAACTGCGCAATCGCACGCATCGCGCCGATCATAGCCGCCGCCCCGGCCATGTCGTACTTCATCTTCTCCATGCCATCGCCCGGCTTGATCGAGATCCCGCCCGTGTCGAACGTAATCCCTTTCCCCACCAGCCCCAGCACTGGAGCATCCTTCGTCGGCGCCTCACCCTTCCCGAGCTTCGGCTCATACGTCATCACAATCAGCGCTGGCGGCTGCTCCGAACCCTGCGCTACTGCGGCAAACGCCCCCATCTTCAACTCCAGCAGCTTCACCGTCGAATGCACCTCGCACTTCAATCCCATCTCCGAGCACATCGCCGCCGCACGCTTACCAAGCTCCGTTGGCGTCAGCACATTGCCGGGCTCATTCACCAGTGACCGCGCAAAGTTCTGCGCCGACGCCACAATCACTCCAGCGTCAAAGCCTTCCTGGATCTCCGCCCGGGTTGACTTCTCTGCCTCCTTCGCAATCACCGAAAGCGACCGCACCGACCGGTCCTTCCGTTCACTCCGATACGTATCCCAATCCTTCTCCGCAACCTCCGCACCTTCCACCAGCACGCGCGACAGCAACGCACAGGGCAGCGTCTCCAGGTGTTCATCGTCCAGCGCATGGTCCTCAGGAAACGCAATCGCCATCTCCCGGACTCCCAGCGGCTTGGCCGCACGCACCGCAGTCCCCGCACCCTTGCGAACCTCATCCACCGACAGGCCCTTCGCCTTGCCCAGCCCCACCACCAGCAACCGCTCCGTCTTCAACCCATTCGGACCATGCAGCAACAACGTCTCGCCCACCGTAGCTTTGAACTCGCCCGACGCCAGAACCTTCGCCGCCGAATCCGCCACCGAATCCGACGTCGTCAACAAAGCCACCAGCGGCTCAGCATCTTTGCCCACAGCGATATCCACGGCAAATACAGCCAGCAGCGGCGTTTGAAACCCGGCAGCATCCTGAAAGAGTAACTTCGTGTCCATGCCCTATCGTAACCCGACAGCCTGTCGATCATCTTTGAAGTAAAACTACAACGAAAGTAGAACTACCCTCGTTGACTCCGGGCCACCGCGGCCTTGGCCTCGTTATCGGCCTCGCGCTTGCGTTCCGTGGCGCGTTTGTCCCACTCCTGCTTGCCCTTCGCCAGAGCAATCTCGCACTTCACCCGCCCATTGCGAAAATAAAGTCGTGTCGGGATCAGCGTAAATCCCTTCTGCTTCGTCATACCCTCGAGCTTCCGCACCTCGCTCTTATGCAGCAGCAGCTTCCTCGTACGCAGCGAATCATGATTCATCGCATTCCCATGAGAGAACGGTCCAATGTGCGCATTCAGCAGAAAACACTCGCCGTCCTTCAGCAGCCCATAAGCGTCCTTCAGATTCGCCTTGCCCTCACGGATCGACTTCACCTCGGTCCCACGCAGCGCCACCCCGGCCTCGAACTTGTCTGTCAAAAAATAGTTAAAACTAGCCGACCGGTTGAACGCGGCATCCCGCTTGCCCGCCGCCACCGGATCGCGGTCCTTCTCCTTCACCACCGGTTTGGGCTGGTGGGCGGCTATCGTGTTGGACATAGAACGTGCCATGCAATCTCTTACTTTAACACGCCTGCAACTTTCGATTCACACGCAGCCCTCACCCGAGCGGCTCCCGCGCGTCTAATCACAATCTCGTCCGTCAGTCCTACCTTGACGTCATGAGATCTGCCCAATCCTCCAGCCGCGAGCCGTGCCCCACAACGACCGCGGACCATCCCCAGCACCTACCCACTTTTTGACGAGGTCACTTTGGAGCGAATGCTATACTCACCCGAGCGCAGCAGCCTGGCAGGCACGGACCCCACAGGCAGCGCCCACGCCGGAAAGATCTTCCCGGCAGGCGTTATCTCCGGCAAACGCCATACTCTTCACGGTGTAAAGGACGAAAACGGAAGCAGCATGGGTCGCGTGTACAAAACAATCAGCCGTCTATCAATCTCTCCCCGTCGTGTGTATCAAGGCCGCGCGCTCCCTGCTTTGCTCCTCTGCGGCATCGCGAGCCTCTGCGCCACAACCGCACACGCCCAGTCAGCCGCCAAGTGGGACAAGCACGGCCAGGACGCAGAAGCGCGTCAGGACTTCGACGCAGCTTATGAGGACTATCACAACGCCGTCCTCAAAAAGCCGAAGGACCTCCGCTTCTTGGAGCACTTCCAGAAGATGCGCTATCAGGCCGCAGTCGCCCACGTCGATCGCG
The nucleotide sequence above comes from Tunturibacter empetritectus. Encoded proteins:
- a CDS encoding DUF3857 domain-containing protein, which gives rise to MNHTSRRTLCLTLLSALTLLAAPFARAQWTVPTAEELSMTSQPEVPGAAAVYLFREETTEDKLHMFSTYVRLKVLTERGKEYANVELGYSHSSENGSTDIDDIQGRTIHPDGTIIPFTGKPYEKLVEKTQGIRFMAKVFTLPDVEVGSIIEYRYKLRLDDNWFRAPQWYIQSALYTRKAHYSWRPTDKQLLSSEDGGQLTNTISWTKILPAGADLKQTQLPSSAYAAGQYIFDLNVHDVPPAPEEDYMPPISSFTYRVLFYYSPYRNGDEYWKNEGKHWAKSRDKFIGPGPVVTAAVHDLVLPTDTPDQKLHKIYAAVMKLENASYTREHSSAEEKSQGLKEVHTTDDIWTRKRGNNDQIAALFVAMARAAGMKAYLAVVTSRDRSLFFPAYLSMSQLDDDIAIVNVDGKDQFFDPGSRYCPYQHLAWKHTQVGGLRQMDGGAGTVETPGETYLYSKTTRIADLTMDEHGEVSGIMKLTYTGSPALHWRQRALTGDDESLKRELRTNVERLMPAGADIEVTTIEKLEDYEQPLVVNLSFKGNLGSATGKRLLIPADIFEVNAKPAFPHEKRDIPVYFPYSRTNQDAVRIKFPPSFKVESLPASNKENFQKFALYSLNSESTPNSFTVRRDYFLAEIFFKTEEYADLRSFYSKIENKDQETVVLTTTPAPAKPTPAGN
- a CDS encoding DUF6798 domain-containing protein — encoded protein: MATSIASQLSSVELELERYRRERSFAAWLVTVLTFSALLIHGYHPYAEDGGIYLPEIKRLLDPELYPYGAEFVVGHLRYSVFAPLMAGLVRESRLSLEMVLLVVHLASVWMTLFAVWLLAARCYGSREARSGAVALLAMWLTIPIAGTSLMLMDPYVTARSLSTPCALLALVGALQFFSPQFEMEGERRRGLALCCGALMGAAMMHPLMGAYALGSVLVLGAEMSASRLVRVWGTVGLCLTAVMVAAGVQLSAPAESAAYQRVMLTREYWFLSQWHWYEWIGLAAPLIILAIVALKCGRDVEVVRVGLARAAMVSGGTAIAVALLFAREGAAVHQVARLQPLRVFQLVYVVMILVVGATLGGRVLRRRVWGWVAAFSVLAVVMLRVGCEIFPASRHVELPSAMGLVGGGLGNRWEQAFVWIRENTPKDAVFALDAHYTVREGEDAQGFRAIAERSSLPDSKDGGTASNRPELTEEWSQGMALQTGLGGGFRGDSERGRVAALKAVGATWVILERDAPTGFGCAYENDSVKVCRLP
- a CDS encoding lysylphosphatidylglycerol synthase transmembrane domain-containing protein — encoded protein: MSAVANSRNLLKTIPGLLISAFFLWYTFHNIPLNEFRSLRLAHPVWILGVLAFTAASYTLRCVRWSQMMPRNGRSLRAHFAVCARVLMTSLAANNILPLRIGDIMRIFTYSDDLGTAPSVILSTVILEKLLDIFVLVLLFVSTVGSIATPRLRLIANISLAVSAIGLLILLVAARSLQAPVQRLFTRLPDSPLLKKIEHWITLALDATGRLGVVGSLLLLFQSVVIWTCEGMIFLSAIRLLGLSVDRIAAWLAVSFANLSYLIPSSPGAIGPFELAVKTSLVNHGASMSQSAVFGLAIHVWMLLSVTGAGGIIFLLHRIRIHNHKPLLEEIEDLPATLP
- a CDS encoding arginine--tRNA ligase, coding for MYRTIQQSLLARIQAILLAKYDVTLTNPGAPQLVIEQPPSITLGELALPVAFELAKRLRKAPRAIATELAAELTAALPTLEGVASVEVAGAGYLNIRLDRAAAVRRIAADQHADIGGPRFALVEHTSINPNKAAHIGHLRNAILGDTFQRLLRPDTFKTGYEVGVQNYIDNTGVQVADVVVGLVYLEGKTLTSTRELLTELLETNQRIDFYCWDLYARVSQWYTADSEHIAARKQIRLDTLHALEIGHNDTADIADLISTAVLRRHLDTMQRLNIEYDFLPRESEILSLHFWDAARELMLEKGVLYLETAGKNKGCYVMRRAGTLEERAGTSEEIATADSSLPDEDAKVIVRSNGTVTYVGKDIAYHLWKFGLLPGKDFGYAKFHEYPSHCCWISTTHGETPHPTFGKADAIYNVIDSRQNDPQNNVIAALRGMGYTEAADRYTHFSYEMVALTPRCAVELGYTISEEDQKKPFIEVSGRKGFGVKADDLLDRLIAAAKSEVDTRHPEIESAQRLTIATQIAVGALRYFMLRFTRNTIIAFDFKDALSFEGETGPYVQYAIVRAANIFRKANTTAAASLAAIATLDLSNILDTEEGSSLWETWLLASKLTLLIEQCIATAEPAYLAKYAFQLAQQFNNFYHRHHVLNEADPTRKALLLATAAVAQREMTRALAYLGIEAPPVM
- a CDS encoding leucyl aminopeptidase; amino-acid sequence: MDTKLLFQDAAGFQTPLLAVFAVDIAVGKDAEPLVALLTTSDSVADSAAKVLASGEFKATVGETLLLHGPNGLKTERLLVVGLGKAKGLSVDEVRKGAGTAVRAAKPLGVREMAIAFPEDHALDDEHLETLPCALLSRVLVEGAEVAEKDWDTYRSERKDRSVRSLSVIAKEAEKSTRAEIQEGFDAGVIVASAQNFARSLVNEPGNVLTPTELGKRAAAMCSEMGLKCEVHSTVKLLELKMGAFAAVAQGSEQPPALIVMTYEPKLGKGEAPTKDAPVLGLVGKGITFDTGGISIKPGDGMEKMKYDMAGAAAMIGAMRAIAQLKPRVKVIGIVCSAENMPDGKAYRPGDVVTAMSGKTIEVINTDAEGRLVLADGLHYAKTLGCTHLIDAATLTGACVVALGIVNVGLFSNDEPTWQKFTDATKISGEKFWRLPCTDDYKDQIKSHIADMRNTGANRWGGAISAAMFLKEFVGETPWLHLDIAGCAWHDENKPWIANGPSGVAVRSILEWVRGYSD
- the smpB gene encoding SsrA-binding protein SmpB; protein product: MARSMSNTIAAHQPKPVVKEKDRDPVAAGKRDAAFNRSASFNYFLTDKFEAGVALRGTEVKSIREGKANLKDAYGLLKDGECFLLNAHIGPFSHGNAMNHDSLRTRKLLLHKSEVRKLEGMTKQKGFTLIPTRLYFRNGRVKCEIALAKGKQEWDKRATERKREADNEAKAAVARSQRG